In the genome of Nyctibius grandis isolate bNycGra1 chromosome 18, bNycGra1.pri, whole genome shotgun sequence, one region contains:
- the DDX52 gene encoding probable ATP-dependent RNA helicase DDX52 isoform X2 — MEAQELFRRLGAGARFDVRRFGLDARRFGVIKGSGGGVSLESLDFFGRKEGPPLGSAEEGWGLVGAGEEVKVGEQQKEDGAGENGGDVAGKRKRTAESSGGKRKKKKTREAELMSELSERNGIKWMSSLEAKFEDEKDKKPTAEKLERLRKGKVNRFRNQHKISVQGTDLPDPIATFDQLQKEYKVHPKIMENIQAAGFQVPTPIQMQAIPVMLHGRELLASAPTGSGKTLAFCIPLLTHLKQPRNKGFRALIISPTRELASQTHRELVKLAEGTGFRIHMIHKATEAAKKFGPRSNKKFDILVTTPNRLIYLLKQDPPAIDLTSVEWLVVDESDKLFEDGKSGFRDQLASIFLACTSHVVRRALFSATFARDVEEWCKLNLDSVVLVSVGARNSAAETVEQELLFVGSETGKLTAMRELVKKGFAPPVLVFVQSIERAKELFHELIYEGINVDVIHADKTQQQRDNVVRSFRAGKIWVLICSALLARGIDFKGVNMVINYDLPTSAVEYIHRIGRTGRAGHTGKAVTFFTEDDKPLLRSQLLGIAVFHRRC; from the exons atgGAGGCGCAGGAGCTGTTTCGGCGGTTGGGTGCCGGGGCTCGCTTTGACGTGCGGCGCTTCGGGCTCGATGCGCGGCGCTTCGGG GTGATAAAGGGGAGCGGCGGTGGCGTCTCGCTGGAGAGCCTCGACTTCTTCGGGCGCAAGGAGGGACCCCCCCTGGGGTCggcagaggagggctgggggctcgTAGGGGCTGGAGAGGAGGTGAAGGTTGGAGAGCAGCAAAAGGAggatggagcaggggaaaaCGGCGGAGACGtggcaggaaagagaaaaaggactgcagaaagcagtggagggaaaagaaaaaagaaaaagacacgAG AAGCAGAGTTAATGTCAGAGTTGTCAGAACGTAATGGAATAAAGTGGATGTCCTCTCTGGAAGCAAAATTCGaagatgaaaaagacaaaaaacctACTGCGGAAAAACTTGAACgcttgagaaaaggaaag GTAAACCGCTTCAGAAATCAACACAAGATCAGTGTTCAGGGAACAGATCTGCCTGACCCAATTGCCACGTTTGATCAACTTCAAAAGGAATACAAAGTCCACCCTAAAATCATGGAGAACATTCAAGCTGCTGGCTTCCAGGTCCCAACACCAATCCAGATGCAGGCTATTCCCGTCATGCTTCAT gGTCGGGAACTTCTAGCTTCAGCTCCTACTGGGTCTGGAAAAACACTGGCATTTTGTATTCCTCTATTAACGCATCTGAAACAACCCAGGAACAAAGGATTCCGAGCTCTGATCATATCGCCTACCCGAGAACTTGCTAGCCAG ACACACCGGGAGCTGGTGAAGTTGGCTGAGGGGACAGGCTTCAGAATACATATGATCCACAAGGCAACTGAAGCAGCAAAGAAGTTTGGGCCCAGGTCTAATAAGAAATTTG aTATACTAGTTACTACTCCAAACAGACTCATTTATTTGCTGAAGCAGGATCCTCCAGCAATAGACTTGACCAG TGTGGAGTGGCTGGTGGTGGATGAGTCAGACAAACTGTTTGAAGATGGCAAGTCAGGGTTCCGAGACCAGCTGGCCTCCATCTTCCTGGCATGCACGTCTCACGTGGTGAGAAGAGCCTTGTTCAGCGCAACCTTTGCACGGGATGTAGAGGAGTGGTGTAAACTCAACCTTGACAGTGTTGTTCTGGTGTCTGTTGGAGCAAG AAACTCTGCAGCAGAGACAGTAGAACAAGAGCTGTTGTTTGTTGGATCTGAGACAGGAAAACTAACGGCAATGAGAGAGCTTgttaaaaag GGTTTTGCTCCTCCGGTCCTTGTTTTTGTACAGTCTATTGAGAGGGCTAAAGAGCTTTTCCATGAACTTATTTATGAAGGCATCAATGTGGATGTCATCCATGCAGACAAAACTCAGCAACAG agagataacgTAGTACGCAGTTTCAGAGCTGGGAAGATCTGGGTGCTCATCTGCTCAGCCTTACTAGCTCGAGGGATTGACTTCAAGGGAGTGAATATGGTCATTAATTATGATTTGCCAACGAGTGCTGTGGAATACATCCACAGGATAG GTCGTACTGGAAGAGCAGGGCACACAGGAAAAGCGGTCACTTTCTTTACAGAAGATGATAAACCTTTATTACGGAG CCAGTTGTTGGGGATTGCTGTTTTCCACAGAAGATGCTGA
- the DDX52 gene encoding probable ATP-dependent RNA helicase DDX52 isoform X1: MEAQELFRRLGAGARFDVRRFGLDARRFGVIKGSGGGVSLESLDFFGRKEGPPLGSAEEGWGLVGAGEEVKVGEQQKEDGAGENGGDVAGKRKRTAESSGGKRKKKKTREAELMSELSERNGIKWMSSLEAKFEDEKDKKPTAEKLERLRKGKVNRFRNQHKISVQGTDLPDPIATFDQLQKEYKVHPKIMENIQAAGFQVPTPIQMQAIPVMLHGRELLASAPTGSGKTLAFCIPLLTHLKQPRNKGFRALIISPTRELASQTHRELVKLAEGTGFRIHMIHKATEAAKKFGPRSNKKFDILVTTPNRLIYLLKQDPPAIDLTSVEWLVVDESDKLFEDGKSGFRDQLASIFLACTSHVVRRALFSATFARDVEEWCKLNLDSVVLVSVGARNSAAETVEQELLFVGSETGKLTAMRELVKKGFAPPVLVFVQSIERAKELFHELIYEGINVDVIHADKTQQQRDNVVRSFRAGKIWVLICSALLARGIDFKGVNMVINYDLPTSAVEYIHRIGRTGRAGHTGKAVTFFTEDDKPLLRSIANVIQRAGCPVPDYIKHFPKLQSKQKKKFIKKPLTRESICTTPQCFLKKAKRKMKTTKENVKEKKKEDKNGSKLQTVSKS, encoded by the exons atgGAGGCGCAGGAGCTGTTTCGGCGGTTGGGTGCCGGGGCTCGCTTTGACGTGCGGCGCTTCGGGCTCGATGCGCGGCGCTTCGGG GTGATAAAGGGGAGCGGCGGTGGCGTCTCGCTGGAGAGCCTCGACTTCTTCGGGCGCAAGGAGGGACCCCCCCTGGGGTCggcagaggagggctgggggctcgTAGGGGCTGGAGAGGAGGTGAAGGTTGGAGAGCAGCAAAAGGAggatggagcaggggaaaaCGGCGGAGACGtggcaggaaagagaaaaaggactgcagaaagcagtggagggaaaagaaaaaagaaaaagacacgAG AAGCAGAGTTAATGTCAGAGTTGTCAGAACGTAATGGAATAAAGTGGATGTCCTCTCTGGAAGCAAAATTCGaagatgaaaaagacaaaaaacctACTGCGGAAAAACTTGAACgcttgagaaaaggaaag GTAAACCGCTTCAGAAATCAACACAAGATCAGTGTTCAGGGAACAGATCTGCCTGACCCAATTGCCACGTTTGATCAACTTCAAAAGGAATACAAAGTCCACCCTAAAATCATGGAGAACATTCAAGCTGCTGGCTTCCAGGTCCCAACACCAATCCAGATGCAGGCTATTCCCGTCATGCTTCAT gGTCGGGAACTTCTAGCTTCAGCTCCTACTGGGTCTGGAAAAACACTGGCATTTTGTATTCCTCTATTAACGCATCTGAAACAACCCAGGAACAAAGGATTCCGAGCTCTGATCATATCGCCTACCCGAGAACTTGCTAGCCAG ACACACCGGGAGCTGGTGAAGTTGGCTGAGGGGACAGGCTTCAGAATACATATGATCCACAAGGCAACTGAAGCAGCAAAGAAGTTTGGGCCCAGGTCTAATAAGAAATTTG aTATACTAGTTACTACTCCAAACAGACTCATTTATTTGCTGAAGCAGGATCCTCCAGCAATAGACTTGACCAG TGTGGAGTGGCTGGTGGTGGATGAGTCAGACAAACTGTTTGAAGATGGCAAGTCAGGGTTCCGAGACCAGCTGGCCTCCATCTTCCTGGCATGCACGTCTCACGTGGTGAGAAGAGCCTTGTTCAGCGCAACCTTTGCACGGGATGTAGAGGAGTGGTGTAAACTCAACCTTGACAGTGTTGTTCTGGTGTCTGTTGGAGCAAG AAACTCTGCAGCAGAGACAGTAGAACAAGAGCTGTTGTTTGTTGGATCTGAGACAGGAAAACTAACGGCAATGAGAGAGCTTgttaaaaag GGTTTTGCTCCTCCGGTCCTTGTTTTTGTACAGTCTATTGAGAGGGCTAAAGAGCTTTTCCATGAACTTATTTATGAAGGCATCAATGTGGATGTCATCCATGCAGACAAAACTCAGCAACAG agagataacgTAGTACGCAGTTTCAGAGCTGGGAAGATCTGGGTGCTCATCTGCTCAGCCTTACTAGCTCGAGGGATTGACTTCAAGGGAGTGAATATGGTCATTAATTATGATTTGCCAACGAGTGCTGTGGAATACATCCACAGGATAG GTCGTACTGGAAGAGCAGGGCACACAGGAAAAGCGGTCACTTTCTTTACAGAAGATGATAAACCTTTATTACGGAG tATAGCCAACGTTATTCAGCGAGCTGGCTGTCCTGTGCCAGACTACATAAAACACTTTCCCAAGCTGCAAAG